The Microlunatus antarcticus genome window below encodes:
- the ispF gene encoding 2-C-methyl-D-erythritol 2,4-cyclodiphosphate synthase: MDDHRIGIGWDIHRLVTGRRLVLGGVEVPAPAGFDTHSDGDVLSHAVVDALAGAMADGDLGVHFPEDDPDAEEARSLDFVVAYAARTRERGFEVGSLDSFVVLGTVRLRPHVDAMRTNLAGALGVPIDRVSVKARSADGLGPEGRGEAASASVSLLLRPVVGRPEGG; the protein is encoded by the coding sequence GTGGACGACCACCGCATCGGCATCGGGTGGGACATCCACCGCCTCGTGACGGGCCGTCGGCTCGTGCTCGGCGGCGTCGAGGTCCCCGCGCCGGCCGGCTTCGACACCCACTCCGACGGGGACGTGCTGAGCCACGCGGTCGTCGACGCCCTGGCCGGGGCCATGGCGGACGGCGACCTCGGAGTGCACTTCCCCGAGGACGACCCAGACGCCGAGGAGGCGCGCAGCCTCGACTTCGTGGTCGCGTACGCGGCCCGGACCCGGGAGCGGGGCTTCGAGGTCGGCTCGCTCGACAGCTTCGTCGTGCTGGGGACCGTACGGCTCCGGCCGCACGTCGACGCGATGCGGACGAACCTCGCCGGTGCGCTCGGGGTGCCGATCGACCGCGTCTCGGTCAAGGCCCGGTCGGCGGACGGGCTCGGGCCCGAGGGCCGGGGCGAGGCGGCCAGCGCGTCGGTCAGCCTGCTGCTGCGTCCCGTCGTCGGTCGGCCCGAGGGCGGTTGA
- a CDS encoding GNAT family N-acetyltransferase, which produces MSEEVRRLGPEDATASQRLGWEAFGVPSGDPEPPEAEQPGWRGWGVFREGRLVAQAADREYDAWFGGRVLPLAGVADVTVAAEARGAGVLGPLLRAMLEGARDRGAVVSTLFPTAPRIYRRAGYETVATMRWVDVPSSALSALPPAPVVELRRAGAEDVERLRALYAGWASGLDGPLTRTGVSFPATDAELVGATTGTTLASDAAGNPLGYASWVRGSGKVGEPDLLVRDLVAVRGDAYAALLRMLGSFASVAATVRLRTTGDDLLRLMIPTADWTPRHENLYMLKVLDVEAAFTGARCAPGLALRSGFTVTDDVLGTVDGSYAVVAEGGSVRCFRAPAVDDRTLDPRALALLVTGAAPCRDLRTLGLLTGGDPGQDADWDALVAGRVRGVLDYF; this is translated from the coding sequence GTGAGCGAAGAGGTGCGTCGGCTGGGACCGGAGGACGCCACGGCGTCGCAACGCCTCGGGTGGGAGGCGTTCGGCGTGCCGTCGGGCGACCCCGAGCCGCCCGAGGCGGAGCAGCCGGGCTGGCGCGGGTGGGGCGTGTTCCGTGAGGGCCGGCTCGTCGCGCAGGCCGCGGACCGGGAGTACGACGCCTGGTTCGGCGGGCGGGTGCTGCCCCTCGCCGGGGTCGCCGACGTCACCGTCGCGGCCGAGGCCCGCGGCGCCGGAGTGCTCGGACCGCTGCTGAGGGCGATGCTCGAGGGCGCCCGCGACCGCGGTGCCGTCGTGTCGACCCTCTTCCCCACCGCGCCGCGGATCTACCGCCGCGCGGGCTACGAGACCGTCGCCACGATGCGCTGGGTCGACGTGCCCAGCTCCGCGCTCAGCGCGCTCCCGCCGGCCCCCGTGGTGGAGCTGCGACGGGCCGGGGCCGAGGACGTCGAGCGGCTCCGCGCGCTCTACGCCGGCTGGGCGTCCGGGCTGGACGGGCCGCTGACCCGGACGGGCGTCTCCTTCCCCGCGACCGACGCGGAGCTCGTGGGCGCCACCACCGGCACCACCCTCGCTTCGGACGCGGCCGGGAACCCCCTCGGCTACGCGTCGTGGGTGCGGGGCTCGGGGAAGGTCGGGGAGCCCGACCTCCTCGTGCGCGACCTGGTGGCCGTCCGGGGCGACGCGTACGCGGCTCTGCTCCGCATGCTCGGGAGCTTTGCCAGCGTCGCGGCGACGGTGCGGCTGCGGACCACCGGCGACGACCTGCTGCGGCTGATGATCCCGACCGCGGACTGGACCCCTCGGCACGAGAACCTCTACATGCTCAAGGTCCTGGACGTCGAGGCGGCGTTCACCGGGGCTCGTTGCGCGCCGGGCCTCGCGCTGCGGTCCGGCTTCACCGTCACCGACGACGTCCTGGGCACGGTCGACGGCAGCTACGCCGTGGTCGCCGAGGGCGGGTCGGTCCGCTGCTTCCGCGCCCCCGCGGTCGACGACCGGACGCTCGACCCACGTGCCCTGGCGCTGCTGGTGACCGGCGCGGCGCCCTGCCGCGACCTGCGCACGCTCGGCCTGCTCACGGGCGGCGACCCCGGACAGGACGCGGACTGGGACGCCCTCGTCGCCGGCCGCGTGCGCGGGGTCCTCGACTACTTCTGA
- a CDS encoding VOC family protein, with the protein MTDPIVSPLGYSHVRLTVTDIHRSKAFYSRLFGMPPGRDFSDQVDDPTVRTDPWRTYGGCSFTFHGQTLGLRPVASPGDTFDPDRVGLDHLSLRVGSVDELHAAAERLTEAGIPHGDVTDLPPFGLVILSLQDPDGINLELAAPRP; encoded by the coding sequence GTGACCGACCCGATCGTCAGCCCGCTGGGGTACTCGCACGTCCGTCTGACGGTGACCGACATCCACCGGAGCAAGGCGTTCTACAGCCGGCTCTTCGGGATGCCGCCCGGTCGCGACTTCAGCGACCAGGTCGACGACCCGACCGTCCGGACGGACCCGTGGCGGACGTACGGGGGCTGCTCCTTCACCTTTCACGGGCAGACGCTCGGCCTGCGCCCGGTGGCGTCGCCGGGGGACACCTTCGACCCCGACCGCGTCGGGCTCGACCACCTCAGCCTGCGGGTCGGGTCGGTCGACGAGCTGCACGCCGCCGCCGAGCGGCTGACGGAGGCCGGTATCCCGCACGGGGACGTGACCGACCTGCCCCCGTTCGGGCTCGTGATCCTGTCGCTGCAGGACCCGGACGGCATCAACTTGGAGCTCGCCGCCCCGCGCCCCTGA
- the ychF gene encoding redox-regulated ATPase YchF: MALTIGIVGLPNAGKSTLFNALTRNDVLAANYPFATIEPNVGVVGVPDPRLGVLSDLFSSERTVPATVSFVDIAGIVRGASQGEGMGNAFLSHIREADAICQVTRVFVDPDVTHVEGKVEPDNDISTIDTELILADLQTIERALPRLEKEARTNKDKLAVIAAAKEAQEVLDSGRTVFAAGLDREPLRELFLLTAKPFLYVFNCDSDELADAALLDRLRAIVAPAEAIFLDAKIESELVEMEPDEARELLAEMGMDEPGLDHLARVAFDTLGLQTYLTAGPKESRAWTIAKGATAPEAAGVIHTDFQKGFIKAEIVSYDDLVAAGTVNNARSKGQVRLEGKDYVMVDGDVVEFRFNN, from the coding sequence GTGGCTCTCACCATCGGCATCGTCGGACTGCCCAACGCCGGCAAGTCCACCCTCTTCAACGCGCTGACCCGCAACGACGTCCTCGCCGCGAACTACCCGTTCGCGACGATCGAGCCCAACGTCGGCGTCGTCGGGGTCCCGGACCCCCGCCTCGGGGTGCTGAGCGACCTCTTCTCCTCCGAGCGCACGGTCCCGGCCACGGTCAGCTTCGTCGACATCGCCGGCATCGTCCGCGGCGCCAGCCAGGGCGAGGGGATGGGCAACGCGTTCCTGTCCCACATCCGCGAGGCGGACGCGATCTGCCAGGTGACGCGGGTGTTCGTCGACCCCGACGTCACCCACGTCGAGGGCAAGGTGGAGCCGGACAACGACATCTCCACCATCGACACCGAGCTGATCCTGGCCGACCTCCAGACCATCGAGCGGGCGCTGCCGCGGCTGGAGAAGGAGGCCCGCACCAACAAGGACAAGCTGGCCGTCATCGCCGCGGCCAAGGAGGCGCAGGAGGTCCTCGACTCCGGCCGTACGGTCTTCGCCGCCGGGCTGGACCGCGAGCCGCTGCGCGAGCTGTTCCTGCTGACGGCCAAGCCGTTCCTCTACGTCTTCAACTGCGACTCCGACGAGCTTGCCGACGCCGCGCTGCTGGACCGGCTGCGCGCGATCGTCGCGCCGGCGGAGGCGATCTTCCTCGACGCCAAGATCGAGTCCGAGCTGGTCGAGATGGAGCCGGACGAGGCGCGCGAGCTCCTCGCCGAGATGGGCATGGACGAGCCCGGCCTCGACCACCTCGCCCGCGTCGCGTTCGACACCCTCGGCCTGCAGACCTACCTGACCGCGGGCCCCAAGGAGTCGCGCGCCTGGACGATCGCGAAGGGCGCCACCGCCCCCGAGGCCGCCGGCGTGATCCACACGGACTTCCAGAAGGGCTTCATCAAGGCCGAGATCGTCTCGTACGACGACCTCGTGGCCGCCGGGACGGTCAACAACGCCCGGTCCAAGGGCCAGGTCCGCCTCGAGGGCAAGGACTACGTGATGGTCGACGGCGACGTCGTCGAGTTCCGCTTCAACAACTGA
- a CDS encoding nuclear transport factor 2 family protein, with protein MADRPPLPPFDAETAAVKVQAAEDAWNSRDAERVSLAYTEDSQWRNRDQFVSGRAEIVAFLTAKWEREHDYALRKSLWAYAGNRIAVRFAYECRDDAGQWWRSYGNENWEFDEHGLMRRREASINDLAIAEADRRIFGPRPESERGVDLPLR; from the coding sequence ATGGCCGACCGACCACCGCTGCCCCCGTTCGACGCCGAGACCGCCGCCGTGAAGGTCCAGGCCGCCGAGGACGCGTGGAACAGCCGCGACGCCGAGCGCGTCTCGCTGGCGTACACGGAGGACTCGCAGTGGCGCAACCGCGACCAGTTCGTCTCCGGGCGGGCCGAGATCGTCGCGTTCCTCACGGCCAAGTGGGAGCGCGAGCACGACTACGCGCTGCGCAAGTCGCTGTGGGCGTACGCGGGGAACCGGATCGCGGTGCGCTTCGCCTACGAGTGCCGTGACGACGCCGGGCAGTGGTGGCGCAGCTACGGCAACGAGAACTGGGAGTTCGACGAGCACGGGCTGATGCGCCGCCGCGAGGCGAGCATCAACGACCTGGCCATCGCGGAGGCCGACCGGCGGATCTTCGGCCCGCGTCCCGAGAGCGAGCGCGGGGTCGACCTCCCCCTCCGCTGA
- a CDS encoding DoxX family protein, protein MSSSYTPPTRPDGYSTSPSGSTGSLSTNNRDDDRSDLDRDVKPVRPRSHVRADLGLLILRLGLAAIMLAHGYQKLFLQGGGSFTATQSGFTQMGVPLPQVAGIVIIILELAGGLAMVFGLLTVIIGICYAAAMAVAIWFVHLPNGFFVSDGGYEFAGLTGIVALVLAISGAGRISLDRAIFGAKRRRRIREAREAGVA, encoded by the coding sequence GTGTCCAGCTCCTACACCCCGCCGACCCGGCCTGACGGGTACTCGACGAGCCCCTCGGGCTCGACCGGCTCGCTCAGCACGAACAACCGCGACGACGACCGCTCCGACCTCGACCGCGACGTCAAGCCCGTCCGGCCCCGCAGTCACGTCCGCGCCGACCTCGGCCTGCTGATCCTGCGGCTCGGCCTCGCGGCGATCATGCTCGCCCACGGCTACCAGAAGCTCTTCCTGCAGGGCGGCGGCAGCTTCACCGCGACGCAGTCCGGTTTCACCCAGATGGGCGTGCCGCTGCCGCAGGTGGCCGGCATCGTGATCATCATCCTCGAGCTGGCCGGCGGTCTCGCCATGGTCTTCGGGCTGCTCACGGTGATCATCGGCATCTGCTACGCGGCGGCCATGGCGGTCGCCATCTGGTTCGTCCACCTGCCCAACGGCTTCTTCGTCTCCGACGGCGGGTACGAGTTCGCCGGGCTCACCGGGATCGTCGCCCTCGTCCTCGCCATCTCGGGCGCCGGCCGGATCTCCCTCGACCGCGCGATCTTCGGGGCCAAGCGCCGCCGTCGCATCCGCGAGGCGCGCGAGGCCGGGGTCGCCTGA
- a CDS encoding M18 family aminopeptidase, protein MPEPRDPATAPAAVHVADLAAFVQASPTSYHAAAEGARRLAAAGWTQQDEAEAWDASPGGHYLVRDGALVAWRVPAGAGPLTPFRVVGSHTDSPTFRLKPSPDLSAYGWHQLGWEIYGGPLLNSWLDRELGLAGRLVLRDGSTPLMRTGPVVRIPQLAIHLDRGIGENGLKLDRQHHTAPVWGVGTAGPGVLDHVAALVGARAADVEAFDLFAFDTATPSVFGPAGEFFASARLDNLASVHASLTALLAAGESDEIAVLAAFDHEELGSESRTGASGPLLADVLVRTGAALGAGTDEQHRAWARSFCVSSDAGHAVHPNYPERHDPANRPLLNGGPLLKINANQRYASEGVGMARWRAACRTAGVGVQTFVSNNAMPCGSTIGPLTATRLGLAVVDVGIPTLSMHSARELTGSRDPHDLARALTAFWSE, encoded by the coding sequence GTGCCCGAGCCCCGAGACCCCGCCACCGCTCCAGCCGCCGTCCACGTGGCCGACCTGGCCGCCTTCGTCCAGGCCTCGCCGACCTCGTACCACGCGGCGGCGGAGGGGGCCCGCCGGCTGGCGGCGGCCGGGTGGACGCAGCAGGACGAGGCCGAGGCCTGGGACGCGAGCCCGGGCGGGCACTACCTGGTCCGCGACGGGGCGCTCGTGGCCTGGCGCGTGCCCGCCGGCGCCGGACCGCTGACGCCGTTCCGGGTCGTCGGCTCGCACACCGACTCCCCGACGTTCCGGCTCAAGCCCTCTCCGGACCTGTCCGCGTACGGCTGGCACCAGCTCGGCTGGGAGATCTACGGCGGCCCGCTGCTCAACTCCTGGCTCGACCGCGAGCTCGGCCTGGCCGGCCGGCTGGTGCTGCGCGACGGGAGCACGCCGCTGATGCGGACCGGTCCCGTCGTCCGCATCCCGCAGCTGGCCATCCACCTCGACCGCGGGATCGGGGAGAACGGGCTCAAGCTCGACCGGCAGCACCACACCGCACCGGTCTGGGGCGTCGGGACGGCCGGGCCGGGGGTCCTCGACCACGTCGCCGCGCTCGTCGGGGCGCGCGCGGCCGACGTCGAGGCGTTCGACCTCTTCGCCTTCGACACGGCGACGCCGAGCGTGTTCGGCCCGGCGGGGGAGTTCTTCGCCTCCGCCCGGCTCGACAACCTCGCGTCCGTGCACGCGAGCCTGACCGCCCTGCTCGCGGCGGGGGAGAGCGACGAGATCGCGGTCCTGGCCGCCTTCGACCACGAGGAGCTCGGCAGCGAGAGCCGTACGGGGGCCTCCGGGCCGCTGCTCGCCGACGTCCTCGTCCGGACCGGCGCGGCGCTCGGGGCCGGGACCGACGAGCAGCACCGCGCCTGGGCGCGCTCGTTCTGCGTGTCGTCCGACGCGGGCCACGCCGTGCATCCGAACTACCCCGAGCGGCACGACCCGGCCAACCGGCCGCTGCTCAACGGTGGACCGCTGCTCAAGATCAACGCCAACCAGCGCTACGCCAGCGAGGGCGTCGGCATGGCCCGCTGGCGCGCCGCGTGCCGGACGGCGGGGGTCGGGGTGCAGACCTTCGTCTCGAACAACGCCATGCCCTGCGGCTCGACGATCGGCCCGCTCACCGCGACCCGGCTCGGCCTCGCGGTCGTCGACGTCGGCATCCCCACGCTGTCGATGCACTCCGCCCGCGAGCTCACCGGCTCGCGCGACCCGCACGACCTCGCGCGGGCGCTCACCGCGTTCTGGTCGGAGTAG
- a CDS encoding DNA recombination protein RmuC, with amino-acid sequence MDGISLLLLVVALLVGVVAGVLVGRRLAGADRDTTDARAAAALAAARAEVSEAQAGAAHARTEAATARTEAAHARAELGQARADVAEAKAGVAEARAGVSDARSEASAAQAEAAMVAAEMAGAVAQRDAAVARAKEVAADREALLNHFKVVSNETLARQGATADVAHEGRLKATAELMAPVREQLGLLSSRLIEVEKERVEMSVDLRAQVQTVRQTGETLRRETSALVTALRKPQIRGSWGETQLKRVAEIAGMLDRCDFELQHTMTTDDKTFRPDMRVNLAEGKHVFVDSKVPLSAFLEAAEAESAEDDARRTEALVRYGRHVRTHVDQLSTKQYWKGGETPEFVVLFLPSEAFFAAALEQVPDLYDYAAKRNVVLATPTTLIGLLRAVAYGWRQAALAESAAEVFRLGRELHERLGVMGSRLDKLGRALQGSVKAYNETVATVESRVLVQARRFSDLKVTEAELTGLTQLEATTRQIQAPELVEDATQVEPLIGRTSKRRSRAASALTANVPEAEELVRPEPDLWELVGDDAAVEDERKARSS; translated from the coding sequence ATGGACGGGATCTCGCTCTTGCTGCTGGTCGTGGCGCTGCTCGTGGGCGTCGTGGCCGGGGTGCTGGTCGGCCGCCGTCTGGCCGGTGCCGACCGCGACACGACCGACGCCCGGGCCGCGGCGGCGCTGGCCGCCGCACGTGCCGAGGTGTCCGAGGCCCAGGCCGGGGCGGCCCACGCCCGGACCGAGGCCGCGACCGCGCGTACGGAGGCGGCCCACGCCCGCGCCGAGCTGGGCCAGGCCCGCGCCGACGTGGCCGAGGCCAAGGCCGGCGTCGCCGAGGCTCGCGCCGGGGTCTCCGACGCACGCAGCGAGGCGTCGGCCGCCCAGGCCGAGGCGGCGATGGTCGCCGCGGAGATGGCGGGCGCGGTGGCCCAGCGCGACGCGGCCGTGGCCCGCGCGAAGGAGGTCGCGGCCGACCGCGAGGCGCTGCTCAACCACTTCAAGGTCGTCAGCAACGAGACGCTGGCGCGCCAGGGCGCGACGGCGGACGTGGCCCACGAGGGCCGGCTCAAGGCCACGGCCGAGCTGATGGCCCCCGTGCGCGAGCAGCTCGGCCTGCTCAGCAGTCGGCTGATCGAGGTGGAGAAGGAGCGGGTCGAGATGTCGGTCGACCTGCGCGCGCAGGTCCAGACCGTGCGGCAGACCGGCGAGACCCTGCGCCGCGAGACCTCCGCGCTGGTGACCGCGCTGCGCAAGCCGCAGATCCGCGGTTCGTGGGGCGAGACGCAGCTCAAGCGGGTGGCCGAGATCGCCGGCATGCTCGACCGCTGCGACTTCGAGCTGCAGCACACGATGACGACCGACGACAAGACGTTCCGGCCCGACATGCGGGTCAACCTGGCTGAGGGCAAGCACGTCTTCGTCGACTCGAAGGTGCCGCTGTCGGCGTTCCTCGAGGCGGCCGAGGCCGAGTCGGCGGAGGACGACGCGCGTCGTACGGAGGCCCTGGTCCGCTACGGGCGTCACGTCCGGACCCACGTCGACCAGCTGTCGACCAAGCAGTACTGGAAGGGCGGCGAGACGCCCGAGTTCGTCGTGCTGTTCCTGCCCAGCGAGGCCTTCTTCGCCGCGGCGCTCGAGCAGGTCCCCGACCTCTACGACTACGCGGCGAAGCGGAACGTGGTGCTGGCCACGCCGACCACGCTGATCGGGCTGCTCCGGGCGGTCGCGTACGGGTGGCGCCAGGCCGCGCTCGCCGAGAGCGCCGCTGAGGTGTTCCGGCTGGGCCGCGAGCTGCACGAACGGCTCGGCGTCATGGGCAGCCGCCTCGACAAGCTGGGCCGTGCGCTGCAGGGCTCGGTGAAGGCCTACAACGAGACGGTCGCGACGGTCGAGAGCCGGGTGCTGGTCCAGGCTCGCCGGTTCTCGGACCTCAAGGTCACCGAGGCCGAGCTCACCGGGCTCACCCAGCTCGAGGCGACGACCCGGCAGATCCAGGCCCCGGAGCTCGTCGAGGACGCGACCCAGGTCGAGCCGCTCATCGGCCGGACGAGCAAGCGGCGGAGCCGCGCGGCCTCGGCGCTCACCGCGAACGTTCCGGAGGCCGAGGAGCTCGTCCGCCCCGAGCCCGACCTGTGGGAGCTGGTGGGCGACGACGCCGCCGTCGAGGACGAGCGCAAGGCGCGCTCGTCCTGA
- a CDS encoding 4-hydroxy-3-methylbut-2-enyl diphosphate reductase — MVETPGANPSATLDLPPAAPAPAGAKQVVVAAPRGYCAGVDRAVVTVEKALEAYGAPVYVRKQIVHNRHVVENLAARGAIFVEELDEVPPGSTVVFSAHGVSPAVKAEAVERGLQAIDATCPLVTKVHHEALRFAREDREILLIGHAGHEEVEGTTGEAPDRITLVQSPGEVDALEVRDPSKLAWLSQTTLSVDETLETVARLKEKFPLLQDPPSDDICYATTNRQAAVKQIAAHSDLVIVVGSANSSNSVRLVEVALEAGAKTSYRVDNASEVDLAWFDGVSSVGVTSGASVPDDLVQGVLELLVEQGYPAAREERLTEESLTFALPPELRRGLKRKVQGD; from the coding sequence ATGGTTGAGACCCCCGGAGCGAACCCGAGCGCGACCCTCGACCTGCCGCCCGCCGCGCCTGCGCCGGCCGGGGCGAAGCAGGTCGTCGTCGCCGCACCGCGGGGCTACTGCGCCGGAGTCGACCGCGCCGTCGTCACCGTCGAGAAGGCGCTCGAGGCGTACGGGGCCCCGGTCTACGTCCGCAAGCAGATCGTCCACAACCGGCACGTCGTCGAGAACCTGGCCGCTCGCGGCGCGATCTTCGTCGAGGAGCTCGACGAGGTCCCGCCCGGTTCCACCGTCGTGTTCAGCGCCCACGGGGTGTCGCCCGCGGTCAAGGCCGAGGCGGTCGAGCGTGGCCTGCAGGCCATCGACGCGACCTGCCCGCTCGTCACCAAGGTGCACCACGAGGCGCTCCGCTTCGCCCGCGAGGACCGCGAGATCCTCCTCATCGGCCACGCCGGTCACGAGGAGGTCGAGGGCACGACGGGCGAGGCACCTGACCGCATCACCCTCGTCCAGTCGCCCGGCGAGGTCGACGCCCTCGAGGTGCGCGACCCGAGCAAGCTCGCCTGGCTGAGCCAGACCACGTTGAGCGTGGACGAGACGCTCGAGACGGTCGCGCGGCTGAAGGAGAAGTTCCCGCTCCTGCAGGACCCGCCCAGCGACGACATCTGCTACGCCACGACCAACCGTCAGGCGGCGGTCAAGCAGATCGCGGCCCACTCCGACCTCGTGATCGTCGTCGGCTCGGCCAACTCGTCGAACTCGGTCCGCCTCGTCGAGGTCGCGCTCGAGGCGGGCGCGAAGACCTCCTACCGCGTCGACAACGCCTCCGAGGTCGACCTCGCCTGGTTCGACGGCGTGTCCTCGGTCGGCGTCACCAGCGGCGCGTCCGTTCCCGACGACCTCGTCCAGGGCGTCCTGGAGCTGCTCGTCGAGCAGGGCTACCCGGCGGCCCGCGAGGAGCGGCTCACCGAGGAGTCGCTGACCTTCGCGCTCCCGCCCGAGCTGCGCCGCGGCCTCAAGCGCAAGGTCCAGGGCGACTGA
- the xseA gene encoding exodeoxyribonuclease VII large subunit: MALESSPENPQPLRRVAHLVKGWIERLGPVWVEAQLIEVSRRSGRTIFLTLRDKLAEVSVSVSVSPTTFDAAGPLTEGSTVVARLKPSYYEASGRFSFYCDALTPVGEGRLLARLEQTKRLLQAEGLFDAARKKRLPFLPRAIGLITGADSAAERDVVENARRRWPGVRIEVRHTLVQGPQAAEQVMAALDRLDDLPEVEVIVIARGGGSLEDLLAFSDEGLVRAVAKARTPVVSAIGHESDNPILDLVADVRASTPTDAAKRVVPDVAEERTRITQVSARLDHLVDALIARQQESLRALRSRPVLVDPTATFTVNEDQLTSARARALRAVSVLVERESVAVAHHLARVRAMSPKATLERGYAIVVGPEGHALTSVDDTDPGDDLLAYLADGQLAVEVRDVRPGRSAA, from the coding sequence GTGGCCCTGGAGTCGTCCCCCGAGAACCCGCAGCCCCTGCGGCGCGTGGCGCACCTGGTCAAGGGCTGGATCGAGCGGCTCGGCCCGGTCTGGGTGGAGGCCCAGCTCATCGAGGTGAGCCGGCGGAGCGGTCGGACGATCTTCCTGACCCTGCGCGACAAGCTGGCGGAGGTCTCGGTGTCGGTCTCGGTCTCCCCGACGACCTTCGACGCCGCCGGGCCGCTGACGGAGGGCTCGACGGTGGTCGCCCGGCTCAAGCCGTCCTACTACGAGGCCTCCGGACGCTTCTCCTTCTACTGCGACGCCCTGACCCCGGTCGGCGAGGGCCGGCTCCTCGCCCGGCTCGAGCAGACCAAGCGGCTGCTCCAGGCCGAGGGCCTGTTCGACGCGGCGCGCAAGAAGCGGCTGCCGTTCCTCCCCCGCGCGATCGGGCTCATCACCGGCGCCGACAGCGCCGCGGAACGTGACGTGGTCGAGAACGCACGGCGCCGCTGGCCCGGCGTCCGGATCGAGGTCCGGCACACCCTGGTGCAGGGCCCGCAGGCGGCCGAGCAGGTCATGGCCGCGCTCGACCGGCTCGACGACCTGCCCGAGGTCGAGGTGATCGTCATCGCCCGCGGCGGTGGATCGCTGGAAGACCTCCTCGCCTTCTCCGACGAGGGGCTCGTCCGCGCGGTCGCGAAGGCGCGGACGCCCGTCGTCAGCGCCATCGGCCACGAGAGCGACAACCCGATCCTCGACCTGGTCGCCGACGTGCGCGCCTCGACGCCGACCGACGCGGCCAAGCGCGTGGTCCCCGACGTCGCCGAGGAACGCACCCGCATCACGCAGGTCTCCGCCCGGCTGGACCACCTCGTCGACGCCCTGATCGCCCGGCAGCAGGAGTCGCTGCGCGCGCTGCGGTCCCGTCCGGTGCTGGTCGACCCGACGGCCACGTTCACGGTGAACGAGGACCAGCTGACCAGCGCCCGGGCCCGTGCGCTGCGGGCTGTCAGCGTGCTGGTCGAGCGGGAGTCCGTCGCCGTCGCCCACCACCTCGCCCGCGTCCGCGCCATGTCGCCCAAGGCCACGCTCGAGCGCGGCTACGCCATCGTCGTCGGGCCCGAGGGCCACGCGCTGACGTCGGTGGACGACACCGACCCGGGCGACGACCTGCTGGCGTACCTCGCCGACGGCCAGCTGGCCGTCGAGGTGCGCGACGTCCGACCCGGAAGGAGTGCCGCATGA
- a CDS encoding exodeoxyribonuclease VII small subunit, whose protein sequence is MSPGGQATEPELSYEQARDELVNVVQRLESGGVPLDESLKLWERGEELAAICQRWLDGARARVDAARRARTDAPAPQD, encoded by the coding sequence ATGAGCCCAGGAGGTCAGGCCACGGAGCCCGAGCTCTCGTACGAGCAGGCCCGCGACGAGCTCGTCAACGTGGTGCAACGCCTCGAGTCGGGCGGGGTGCCGCTCGACGAGTCGCTCAAGCTGTGGGAGCGCGGCGAGGAGCTCGCCGCGATCTGCCAGCGCTGGCTGGACGGAGCGCGGGCCCGGGTCGACGCCGCACGTCGGGCGCGGACGGACGCGCCAGCCCCGCAGGACTAG
- a CDS encoding DUF4245 domain-containing protein: MARPKKPQTMGDLIRSLLVIIVPLLLITAFFTRDVGDHPVKEVDWRPAVALARSQSPYPVLAPVNLPPGWRSTQAIWVKAGDTYLNGEPSARNLWKLGFLTSDDVFIGLSQGDLQPQTFIADETRKGVADGQSVVGDDTWERRVSPDGRTRSLVETTPEVTTIVSGDLPYEALDTYAGILSSSG; encoded by the coding sequence GTGGCACGTCCCAAGAAGCCCCAGACGATGGGCGACCTCATCCGGTCGCTCCTCGTCATCATCGTGCCGCTGCTGCTCATCACGGCCTTCTTCACCCGCGACGTCGGCGACCACCCCGTCAAGGAGGTGGACTGGCGCCCGGCCGTCGCCCTGGCCCGGTCCCAGTCGCCGTACCCCGTGCTCGCGCCGGTGAACCTCCCGCCGGGGTGGCGGTCCACCCAGGCGATCTGGGTGAAGGCGGGGGACACCTACCTCAACGGCGAGCCGTCCGCGCGCAACCTGTGGAAGCTCGGCTTCCTCACCAGCGACGACGTCTTCATCGGCCTCAGCCAGGGCGACCTGCAGCCGCAGACCTTCATCGCCGACGAGACCCGCAAGGGCGTGGCCGACGGCCAGAGCGTCGTCGGCGACGATACGTGGGAGCGCCGGGTCAGCCCGGACGGGCGTACGCGCTCGCTGGTCGAGACGACGCCCGAGGTCACCACGATCGTCAGCGGCGACCTGCCCTACGAGGCGCTCGACACCTACGCGGGGATCCTCTCCAGCTCCGGCTAG